The nucleotide sequence CAGCTCCTCCGGAAGCGCGTCGATCGCCGCCCGCTCCTCCGGGTGCAACTGCCCGATCAGCCCGGTCAGCCGGGTCCCGGTGCGCTCGGGGTCCCGCTCCTCGACATCGGCGCCCACGGGCGCCCCGGCGACGGCGCACAGGGCGGCGTCCCCGGAGTGGGAGAGGGAGAAGTGCAGCGAGTCCTCGCCCGTGAGGGCCGGGCGGCCGTGCGGCTTGTCGCAGTCCGGCATTCCGCAGGTCTCCCGGACGAACTCGACCTCGCCCGGGGCGATGCCGAGATAGCCGCCGAGCAGCGTCCGCAGCCCCACATGCGAGGTCACATAGCGCTCGCGCAGCAGGTCGGTCCGCAGCCTCGCCGCGCGCTCGCGCTCCCGCTCGTCCAGCATGCCCTCCGCGACGGCGGCGGCAGCGGCGGCGGACGGCGGGATCCGCAGCAGCCATACGGCCACCTCACCGGGGCCGGGACGGTCTCCGGGGCCGGGCAGGGCGCCGACCGGGGCCCATCGCCGGGGCTCTCGTGCGGGCTGAACCGGGCTGGTGAAGGACACTGTTCCGCTTCCCCCGTGCTATCGGCCGATGATGCGCTCGCTGTGGACGTACTGACGGTACAGCGGCGCGCGCGGCGCGCCGTGGGCGCCCCGCCGTCCGAACGCGCCGCCACGACCCGTTCCCGCGCCCCCAACGCCCTTGCCTCGCGGCGGCGTTGCGAATCACGGACACCCGGTGACTTCGGCCACGTTCACCTCCCGGCCGACGCGGTCACCCGCCCATCCGCACTACGATCGCGCACGTCCGGGCACGAGCGGTGATAGGGGTTTGACGACCATGGCGACGGGATTCCTGGCCAAGGCGGCCTCGGCGGTGACCCTCCCGGTGGCACCGTTGTACGGCGCTTTCCTCTCGTACATGATCTACCACCCGCCCCGCAGGCCACATCACAAGAAGCCCGCCGACTTGGGGCTGACCAGCACGGATGTCAACGTTCCGCTGAACGGTCAGCGGGGGCGTGGACTGCATGTCTGGCTCATCCCCGGCGACACCGAGCGGGTCGTGGTCCTCGGACACGGCCTGGGGCTGAGCAAGTCCGCGAGCCTGGCGCAGGCGCGGCTGCTCAGCGAGGCCGGCTACACGGTCGCGATGTTCGACCACCGCAACCACGGTAAGAGCGTCGCGGACCGGGCGGGCTGGGGCATGAGCGACCGTCACACCGACGATGTGGTCGCCGTGGTGCGGCATATGCGCTCGATGGACGAGTACGCCACGGCTCGCATCGCGATCTACGGCTTCTCCATCTCGACCTTCCCCTCCTTCTACATGCTCAAGAGGGAGGACTGCCCGGTCGACGCGGTGATCTTCGACAGCGGTCCGGCGCTGGAGCTGGCCCCGCTGTTCCGCAACTTCGTCGCGGCCGGCGGCGTTCCCATCCCCGGCCCGCTGGGCACCGGCCCCTCCCGCGCGGTCGTGGAGACGGTCGCCTCGTCGGCCGCCGTGGCGATGCTGCGGGTGCAGTGGCCGCCGCCGCTCGGGGGCGCGTACGAGCGCACCCCGATGCTCTTTCTGACCGGTGAGCTCGACACCATGATCCCCGCGTCCGGGGTGCGGGCGCTGGCCGAGCGCTATCCGCTGGCCGAGGTGCACACCCTGCCGGACACCGAGCATCTGCAGGGGATCAAGACCCAGCCGGAGACCTACGCGGAGACCGTTCTGGGCTTCCTGGAGCGGACGCTCAAGGACTGAGCGCAAGGGCCGGCCTCAAAGACTGACCTTGAGGACCGGCCTCAAGGACTGAACGTGACGGCGGGCCCCGCTCGGAGCCCGCCGTAAGGCTGCCATGGCGGCGGGTCAGTCCTTGAGTTCGCAGATCACGGCGCCCGCGCTGACCGAGGCGCCGACGTCCGCGTTCAGGCTCTTGACGATGCCGCCGCGGTGGGCGTTGAGGGGCTGTTCCATCTTCATGGCCTCCAGGACGACGATGAGGTCGCCCTCGGCCACGGTGTCGCCCTCGTTGACGGCGACCTTGACGATGGTGCCCTGCATGGGGGAGGCCAGGGCGTCGCCGGAGGCGGCTGAGCCGGACTTCTTGACCGCCTTGCGCTTCGGCTTCTTGGTCCCCGGGGCCTCCCCGGGCGACACTGCCAGGCCGAGGACCGCCGGAAGCGAGATCTCCAGCCGCTTGCCGCCGACCTCGACCACGACCGTCTCACGGGCGGTGGGCTCGTCGGCCTCGTCCATCCCCGTCGGAGCGAAGGGGGTGATGGTGTTGTTGAACTCGGTCTCGATCCAGCGGGTGTGGATCGTGAACGGCTCGCTGGTGAACGCCGGGTCCACCACTACCGCCTGGTGGAACGGGATCGCGGTGGCCATGCCCTCGACCTGGAACTCGGCCAGCGCGCGGGCGGCGCGCTGGAGGGCCTGGGTGCGGGTGGCGCCGGTGACGATCAGCTTGGCCAGCAGCGAGTCCCACGCCGGGCCGATGACGCTGCCGGACTCCACGCCCGCGTCCAGCCGGACACCGGGCCCGGCGGGCGGGACGAAGGAGGTCACCGTGCCGGGGG is from Streptomyces hygroscopicus and encodes:
- a CDS encoding 4-phosphopantetheinyl transferase → MSFTSPVQPAREPRRWAPVGALPGPGDRPGPGEVAVWLLRIPPSAAAAAAVAEGMLDERERERAARLRTDLLRERYVTSHVGLRTLLGGYLGIAPGEVEFVRETCGMPDCDKPHGRPALTGEDSLHFSLSHSGDAALCAVAGAPVGADVEERDPERTGTRLTGLIGQLHPEERAAIDALPEELRAEAFLGCWVRKEAYLKGIGTGLPGGISAHHVGLAEGLAPADAPSGPSGWAFADIDAPPGYHAAVAVRDEAAPGGPARPVVTVAGLPLG
- a CDS encoding aromatic ring-opening dioxygenase LigA; the protein is MATGFLAKAASAVTLPVAPLYGAFLSYMIYHPPRRPHHKKPADLGLTSTDVNVPLNGQRGRGLHVWLIPGDTERVVVLGHGLGLSKSASLAQARLLSEAGYTVAMFDHRNHGKSVADRAGWGMSDRHTDDVVAVVRHMRSMDEYATARIAIYGFSISTFPSFYMLKREDCPVDAVIFDSGPALELAPLFRNFVAAGGVPIPGPLGTGPSRAVVETVASSAAVAMLRVQWPPPLGGAYERTPMLFLTGELDTMIPASGVRALAERYPLAEVHTLPDTEHLQGIKTQPETYAETVLGFLERTLKD